In Streptomyces zhihengii, a single genomic region encodes these proteins:
- a CDS encoding amidase, with translation MNPEDIPWTPAVELAAKIKAREVSAAEVAEVIVERVGSLNPELNAFISFDPEQVLADAKDCDRKTVAGEEVGPLHGVPYSIKELTSMKGQPLAFGLKPLAGGIGQRDAAVVTRMRDAGGVFLGKTNTPESGYWGGTEGHLYGATHNPWKRDYSAGGSSGGAAAAVAAGLGPLAEGSDGAGSVRIPSSLCGVVGLKPSMGRIPQTILAGRYYTWAYHGPITRTVADSALMMSVVSGPHREDPMTLPDDGTDYLAETQRDISGWRIAYSPDLGLSTQVDPEVAAICADAVTAFTDLGAVVEEATPGWGDPEWAMWHGVWVPGFASEHDLLDWESLHGEVDDDLIGLMQEAEQLTGVQKGNADAFRGGMWDTYTTFMERYDLLVSPTLGEASFPHGQFCPDWLQGESLQRRLLGWLLTYPYNMLTTPAITVPAGVTSDGRPVGLQIAGGLHADGAVLRAAANFESARPWADRRPSL, from the coding sequence ATGAACCCCGAGGACATTCCTTGGACGCCGGCGGTGGAACTGGCGGCGAAGATCAAGGCTCGTGAAGTCTCCGCGGCTGAGGTGGCGGAGGTCATCGTCGAGCGAGTCGGGAGTCTGAACCCTGAGCTCAACGCCTTCATCAGTTTTGATCCCGAGCAGGTGCTCGCCGATGCCAAGGACTGCGACCGGAAGACGGTCGCGGGCGAAGAAGTCGGGCCGCTTCACGGGGTTCCCTACTCCATCAAGGAACTCACCTCGATGAAGGGCCAGCCCCTCGCGTTCGGGCTCAAGCCGCTCGCTGGCGGGATCGGCCAGCGCGACGCTGCCGTCGTGACACGGATGCGAGATGCCGGCGGAGTGTTCCTGGGGAAGACCAACACTCCGGAGAGCGGCTACTGGGGTGGAACGGAAGGCCACCTCTACGGAGCGACCCACAACCCCTGGAAGCGGGACTACAGCGCTGGCGGGTCGAGCGGTGGCGCCGCAGCCGCTGTCGCCGCGGGTCTGGGCCCTCTGGCGGAGGGCAGCGACGGTGCAGGATCGGTTCGCATCCCGTCCTCGCTGTGCGGCGTGGTCGGGCTCAAGCCGTCGATGGGCCGGATCCCCCAGACGATTCTCGCAGGCCGGTACTACACCTGGGCCTACCACGGGCCGATCACGAGGACCGTCGCTGACAGCGCGCTGATGATGAGCGTGGTGTCAGGCCCTCACCGCGAAGACCCCATGACACTGCCTGACGACGGCACCGACTACCTTGCCGAGACGCAGAGGGACATCTCCGGCTGGCGGATCGCCTACTCACCAGACCTCGGCTTGAGTACACAGGTTGACCCAGAGGTAGCAGCCATCTGTGCCGACGCCGTGACGGCGTTCACGGACCTCGGTGCTGTCGTCGAGGAGGCCACACCCGGCTGGGGCGACCCCGAATGGGCGATGTGGCATGGTGTCTGGGTGCCCGGATTCGCATCCGAGCACGACTTGCTGGACTGGGAAAGCCTGCACGGTGAAGTCGACGACGACCTGATCGGCCTGATGCAGGAAGCCGAGCAGCTGACCGGCGTGCAGAAGGGGAACGCAGACGCCTTCCGCGGCGGGATGTGGGACACCTACACAACCTTCATGGAGCGATACGACCTCCTGGTTTCCCCCACCCTCGGGGAAGCATCCTTCCCGCACGGTCAGTTCTGTCCGGACTGGCTGCAGGGTGAATCCCTTCAGCGGCGCCTGCTCGGCTGGCTGCTGACATACCCCTACAACATGCTGACAACGCCAGCAATCACCGTCCCTGCTGGCGTCACCTCTGATGGCCGCCCGGTCGGGCTGCAGATCGCCGGTGGCCTGCATGCCGACGGGGCCGTACTCCGGGCAGCCGCTAACTTTGAATCGGCCCGTCCCTGGGCCGACCGCCGGCCGAGCCTCTAA
- the fxlM gene encoding methyltransferase, FxLD system: MPADHWQQHQITFPDRQTARAAITDRLASVLHEAEATRQLSGWWFMNKQPWPLRYLADQPAPAVTALLDDLVADGVASSWTTGIYEPEMHAFGGWPAMATAHDLFHEDSRHLLAYQIGPGHLDRPEMAVLLLSSMMRAANLDWFEQGDVWSKAAALRPGTPTPDLSESLLPSMRKLMAIEARSLCRAGGPLDGHTQWIAAFERAGMTLAHLAAQGELTRGLRTVITHHVIFHANRAGLPAADQHTLFHIAREAVMGSSDDTAPTKANTPAADNVSAVNTDTLTTPEAECLRNALVDQIKTEGHARTSEVESALRTVPRHRFVPDASLTDAYANAPVNIKYDTDGTSISCASQPSVVALMLDQLQAQPGDRILELGAGTGYNAALIGHLVGPDGHVTTIDVDDDLVEGARAHLADTGFTNVQALTCDGALGHAEGAPYDRIVATVGAHGIPPAWLEQLAPGGRLVTPQRLKGSVSRSIVYQERDGRWISSGSQMNTFMPLRCGIADDDRRVIPLSTQSTVRLQAPAGQQIDADALAGVLEQPRTEQWTGMKVRAMESPEWMELFVSCSLPSGLIRMLFPQSAKGTVLTDDPYPSSTAAVDKGALIYLTRRLLDEMTPEGGKLWEFGVIGHGPGSEDLASQTAHAIRTWDREYRGREADFELLPLDAPPVDQRSGTFLLDTPLNRVLVTWQ; the protein is encoded by the coding sequence ATGCCCGCCGACCATTGGCAGCAGCACCAGATCACCTTCCCCGACCGGCAGACCGCGCGCGCCGCCATCACCGACCGCCTCGCCTCTGTCCTGCACGAGGCAGAGGCCACCCGGCAGCTCAGCGGCTGGTGGTTCATGAACAAACAGCCCTGGCCGCTGCGGTACCTGGCCGATCAACCCGCCCCGGCCGTAACGGCGCTGCTGGACGACCTGGTCGCAGACGGCGTCGCGTCCTCCTGGACGACCGGGATCTACGAGCCTGAGATGCACGCCTTCGGCGGCTGGCCCGCCATGGCGACCGCGCACGACCTCTTCCACGAGGACAGCCGCCACCTCCTCGCCTACCAGATAGGCCCCGGCCACCTGGACCGTCCGGAGATGGCCGTCCTGCTGCTGAGCAGCATGATGCGGGCCGCGAACCTCGACTGGTTCGAGCAAGGCGACGTGTGGAGCAAGGCCGCCGCCCTGCGCCCCGGCACCCCGACACCCGACTTGTCCGAGAGCCTTCTGCCGTCGATGCGGAAGCTGATGGCCATCGAGGCACGCAGCCTGTGCCGGGCGGGCGGGCCGCTGGACGGCCACACGCAGTGGATCGCCGCCTTCGAACGGGCGGGCATGACCCTCGCCCACCTCGCCGCGCAGGGCGAACTGACTCGCGGCCTGCGCACTGTCATCACCCACCACGTCATCTTCCACGCCAACCGGGCCGGCCTACCGGCCGCAGACCAGCACACCCTGTTCCACATCGCACGAGAGGCAGTCATGGGATCGAGCGACGACACCGCGCCCACCAAGGCCAACACCCCCGCCGCCGATAACGTCAGCGCGGTGAACACCGACACGCTCACCACACCCGAGGCCGAGTGCCTGCGCAACGCCCTGGTCGACCAGATCAAAACCGAGGGCCACGCCCGCACCTCCGAGGTCGAAAGCGCGCTGCGCACGGTCCCGAGGCACAGGTTCGTCCCCGACGCGTCGCTCACCGACGCCTACGCCAACGCGCCGGTAAACATCAAGTACGACACCGACGGCACCTCAATCTCCTGCGCCTCCCAGCCCAGCGTCGTCGCCCTCATGCTCGACCAGCTGCAGGCCCAGCCCGGCGATCGCATCCTCGAACTCGGCGCCGGCACCGGCTACAACGCCGCCCTCATCGGACACCTCGTCGGCCCTGACGGACACGTCACCACGATCGACGTCGACGACGACCTCGTCGAAGGCGCGCGCGCCCACCTCGCCGACACTGGTTTCACCAACGTCCAAGCCCTCACCTGCGACGGCGCCCTGGGCCACGCCGAAGGAGCACCCTACGACCGGATCGTCGCCACAGTCGGCGCACACGGCATTCCGCCCGCCTGGCTCGAGCAGCTCGCCCCCGGCGGTCGGCTCGTCACCCCCCAGCGCCTCAAAGGCAGCGTCTCGCGCTCCATCGTCTACCAAGAGCGCGACGGCCGCTGGATCTCGTCCGGCTCTCAGATGAACACCTTCATGCCCCTGCGATGCGGCATCGCCGACGACGACCGCCGCGTCATCCCCCTCTCCACGCAGAGCACTGTGCGCCTCCAAGCCCCCGCCGGACAGCAGATCGACGCCGACGCCCTCGCTGGCGTCCTGGAACAGCCGCGGACCGAACAATGGACCGGGATGAAGGTCCGCGCCATGGAGAGCCCGGAGTGGATGGAGCTCTTCGTTTCCTGCTCTTTGCCCTCCGGCCTGATCCGCATGCTGTTCCCCCAGAGCGCCAAGGGCACCGTGCTCACCGATGACCCCTACCCCTCCTCCACAGCCGCCGTGGACAAGGGCGCGCTCATCTACCTCACCCGGCGCCTGCTGGACGAAATGACACCCGAGGGCGGCAAACTCTGGGAGTTCGGCGTCATCGGTCACGGCCCCGGCAGCGAGGATCTCGCCTCTCAGACCGCCCACGCTATCCGCACCTGGGACCGCGAGTACCGCGGCCGGGAAGCCGACTTCGAGCTCCTGCCGCTCGACGCGCCGCCCGTCGACCAGCGATCCGGCACGTTCCTCCTCGACACCCCGCTCAACCGCGTCCTCGTCACCTGGCAGTAG
- a CDS encoding lanthionine synthetase C family protein, giving the protein MNNDTALGLSASIADRLAHPGTAPPTVSTQAARQHLALGPIGIALLHIERAAAGLGPWQRAHDWLAAATRRPFTSGADSHPFYGAPALAHVLACAAEGLPGAYARELALLDRRIFDDVQRRLDDAHRRVDAGQLPALAEFDAIRGLTGFGGYLLRRDPAGPALQSILDYCVRLTEPLTHQGDTLPGWWTLSGPSGRPDDQFPGGHSNTGMAHGVGSVLALLALCARRGTKVSGHSQALRTILAWLDHWATATTHDGTWPYWVTRDELRTGQLAPAGPRRPSWCYGTAGIARAQQLAALALGDPTRRAVAENAFLNALTDPEQLWATTDTGLCHGFAGLAHITGRAAADAAPETANQLRAVLPDLLATLLPPGSKPEDAGTALIDGAPGAGLLDGAAGIGLGLLSTSGTAPPRTHWDAFLLVA; this is encoded by the coding sequence GTGAACAACGACACCGCCCTCGGCCTGTCCGCGAGCATCGCCGACCGCCTCGCCCACCCCGGCACCGCGCCACCCACGGTGAGCACGCAGGCCGCCCGGCAGCACCTCGCACTCGGGCCGATCGGTATCGCTCTGCTGCACATCGAGCGGGCCGCGGCTGGCCTCGGCCCGTGGCAGCGCGCCCACGACTGGCTCGCGGCCGCCACCCGCCGCCCGTTCACCAGCGGCGCCGACAGCCACCCCTTCTACGGCGCCCCCGCACTCGCGCACGTCCTGGCCTGCGCCGCCGAAGGGCTACCCGGCGCCTATGCACGCGAACTCGCCCTCCTGGACCGCCGGATCTTCGACGACGTCCAACGCCGCCTGGACGACGCGCACCGCCGAGTCGACGCCGGACAACTCCCGGCGCTCGCCGAGTTCGACGCGATCCGCGGACTGACCGGCTTCGGCGGCTACCTCCTGCGCCGCGACCCGGCGGGCCCGGCCCTGCAATCGATCCTCGACTACTGCGTACGCCTGACCGAACCGCTCACTCATCAAGGGGACACTCTGCCGGGGTGGTGGACGCTCAGCGGGCCCTCCGGACGGCCGGACGACCAATTCCCCGGCGGCCACAGCAACACCGGCATGGCCCACGGCGTCGGCTCCGTTCTGGCCCTGCTCGCGCTCTGCGCCCGCCGCGGCACCAAGGTCAGCGGCCACAGCCAGGCCCTGCGCACCATCCTGGCCTGGCTCGACCACTGGGCTACTGCCACCACGCACGACGGGACCTGGCCGTACTGGGTCACCCGCGACGAGCTGCGCACCGGGCAGCTCGCGCCCGCCGGTCCCCGGCGTCCCTCGTGGTGCTACGGCACCGCCGGCATAGCGCGCGCCCAGCAGCTTGCCGCCCTCGCGCTCGGCGATCCCACCCGCCGAGCGGTCGCCGAGAACGCCTTCCTGAACGCTCTCACCGACCCCGAGCAGCTGTGGGCCACCACGGACACCGGCCTGTGCCACGGCTTCGCCGGACTCGCCCACATCACCGGCCGGGCCGCCGCCGACGCCGCGCCCGAGACCGCGAACCAGCTCCGCGCCGTTCTGCCCGACCTGCTGGCCACCCTGCTGCCGCCCGGCTCGAAACCGGAGGACGCGGGCACGGCACTCATCGATGGCGCTCCCGGCGCCGGTCTCCTTGACGGCGCCGCCGGTATCGGGCTCGGCCTCCTCTCCACTTCCGGCACCGCCCCGCCGCGCACCCACTGGGATGCCTTCCTGCTCGTCGCCTGA
- a CDS encoding lantibiotic dehydratase: MTAPPLFRAGTTALVRAVARPAPAEDPFPDFDDRPLPDAGQEDITASRLAWVRAVWSNAALVEAVRHASSDLGTQVDNLCESPAPSRRDVRRVGLSLVRYLLRARHRATPFGLFAGVTTAAFGDRTAAVWGEDHVVVARVGAEWLSRLVEQLERSGELLPWLSVMVNNTAFVRDGRLIVPYQDDGRRAVEASIELSSPVRSALAAAKEPVRFEDLAEKLGAEFPGVVPERVHGLLAGLIRRRVLITNLQAPATEPDALGYVLAQLDTARGGALVPLAGMVRDLRAVHAGLLQCASPDDREAVAALMQQLVPGLRRHPLALDLRLDAHLRLPDEVAREIERAATVLTRLSARPYGGRGLGEYHQRFYERYGIGTMVPLLDVVADNGIGYPAGYPGAPAGAGQRRISPRDDILLRLAQAAALDGHDEVVLSDKMVEALNMGPKEPRMPPHLEIGIRLHATSVEEVQHGRFTLAVTSVSRGAGVSTGRFASVLDPAARKALCAELTDLPTADFGTDPAQLSFPPLLPDTAHVTRTPRILPLLISLQEHRPPAPDVLTPADLAVACDGRRMYLAAPGLGRRIEAVGMHALNLTEHTPPLARLLTELSRGQCARVTAFDWGVAATAPFLPRLRYGRIVLSPARWRLEAADLPGQDRATAEWNLALDEWHSRRRLPQHVRLVQGDRLLPLDLDQAAHRSLLRQQLDRASAVVLTEAPGPQAYGWSQGRAHDIIIPLNATRSAAWPPLPQPTPARTLTRPQTQTPGTSSVLLATLYGDLRRQDAVLTRHIPELLDRLGSPPWWFIRFRDPDQHLRLRIALPDPAGFADAARTVSAWADELRTDGLLADLRYPTSYREMGRWGSASAWDAAEKVFRADSRAVITQLSQPRRPQQRALVAAHTLAITSAFLGSPQAGARWLIDHIPHRAPKPIPRQQFTEAVRLADPHDGWAALRAVPGGKAIVAGWADRAVALAAYRKHLPGPDTEGIALDDVLTSLLHTHFVRHVAVNFPEEEICLHLARAAAQAFNARPRRTR; the protein is encoded by the coding sequence GTGACCGCACCACCCTTATTCCGGGCCGGCACGACCGCCCTCGTCCGCGCCGTAGCACGACCGGCACCGGCCGAGGATCCCTTCCCCGACTTCGACGACCGCCCCCTCCCCGACGCCGGTCAGGAAGACATCACCGCCAGCCGTCTCGCCTGGGTGCGCGCCGTCTGGAGCAACGCAGCCCTGGTCGAGGCCGTGCGACACGCCAGCTCGGACCTGGGGACCCAGGTCGATAATCTGTGCGAGTCCCCGGCACCCTCCAGGCGCGACGTCCGGCGCGTCGGCCTCTCCCTGGTCCGTTACCTGCTTCGGGCAAGGCACCGGGCCACACCGTTCGGTCTGTTCGCCGGCGTGACCACCGCCGCCTTCGGTGACAGGACTGCCGCCGTCTGGGGCGAGGATCATGTGGTTGTCGCGCGGGTCGGCGCCGAGTGGCTGTCCCGGCTGGTCGAGCAACTGGAGAGAAGCGGAGAGCTGTTGCCGTGGTTGTCCGTCATGGTGAACAACACGGCCTTCGTAAGGGACGGTCGCCTGATCGTCCCGTACCAGGACGACGGTCGGCGGGCGGTGGAGGCGTCGATCGAGCTGTCCTCCCCAGTGCGCAGTGCCCTTGCCGCAGCAAAGGAGCCGGTCCGGTTCGAGGACCTGGCCGAGAAGCTGGGCGCAGAGTTCCCCGGCGTGGTCCCCGAGCGGGTCCACGGGCTGCTGGCAGGCCTGATCAGGCGGCGCGTGCTGATCACGAACCTCCAAGCACCGGCCACCGAACCCGACGCCCTCGGCTACGTCCTCGCCCAGCTCGACACGGCCCGGGGCGGCGCCCTCGTCCCGCTCGCTGGGATGGTCAGAGACCTTCGCGCCGTCCACGCAGGGCTGCTCCAGTGCGCCTCGCCGGATGACCGGGAGGCAGTGGCCGCGCTGATGCAGCAGCTGGTGCCGGGCCTTCGCCGCCACCCCTTGGCGCTCGACCTCCGTCTCGACGCACATCTCCGGCTGCCCGATGAAGTGGCGCGCGAGATTGAGCGCGCCGCCACCGTCCTCACCCGGCTCAGTGCCCGCCCGTACGGGGGCCGCGGACTGGGCGAGTATCACCAGCGATTCTATGAGCGGTACGGCATCGGCACGATGGTGCCCCTCCTCGATGTCGTCGCCGACAACGGCATCGGCTACCCCGCCGGTTACCCCGGTGCCCCGGCCGGCGCCGGCCAACGGCGGATCTCCCCACGGGACGACATACTCCTCCGACTGGCCCAGGCCGCCGCGCTCGACGGGCACGACGAAGTGGTGCTCTCCGACAAGATGGTGGAAGCCCTGAACATGGGGCCGAAGGAACCGCGGATGCCGCCGCACCTGGAGATCGGCATACGGCTGCACGCGACGAGCGTCGAAGAGGTGCAGCACGGCCGGTTCACCCTGGCGGTCACGAGCGTGTCCCGTGGCGCCGGGGTCAGCACCGGCCGCTTCGCCAGCGTCCTGGATCCCGCCGCGCGTAAGGCGCTGTGCGCGGAGCTGACCGACCTGCCCACCGCCGATTTCGGCACTGATCCCGCCCAGCTCTCCTTCCCTCCGCTGCTGCCCGATACCGCGCACGTCACTCGGACCCCCCGCATCCTGCCGCTGCTGATCAGCCTGCAAGAACACCGGCCACCCGCCCCGGACGTTCTCACTCCGGCCGATCTCGCCGTGGCCTGCGACGGCCGCCGGATGTACCTGGCCGCCCCGGGTCTTGGCCGCCGCATCGAGGCCGTGGGCATGCACGCGCTTAATCTCACCGAGCACACCCCGCCACTGGCCCGGCTGCTCACCGAGCTCTCGCGCGGCCAGTGCGCCCGGGTGACCGCCTTCGACTGGGGAGTTGCCGCGACAGCGCCGTTCCTCCCGCGCCTGCGCTACGGCCGCATCGTGCTCTCCCCGGCCCGGTGGCGGCTGGAAGCGGCCGACCTACCCGGCCAGGACCGGGCGACGGCAGAGTGGAACCTCGCGCTCGACGAATGGCACAGCCGCCGACGCCTGCCTCAGCACGTGCGGCTCGTCCAGGGCGACCGGCTCCTCCCACTCGACCTCGACCAGGCCGCCCACCGCAGTCTGCTACGCCAGCAGCTCGACCGCGCCTCCGCCGTGGTGCTCACCGAGGCGCCGGGCCCGCAGGCATACGGCTGGAGCCAGGGCCGGGCCCACGACATCATCATCCCCCTCAACGCAACCAGGTCCGCAGCGTGGCCGCCGCTTCCCCAGCCGACCCCGGCCCGCACCCTCACCCGGCCCCAGACCCAGACGCCGGGCACGTCCTCGGTGCTGCTGGCCACCCTGTATGGAGACCTACGCCGCCAGGACGCCGTGCTCACCCGGCACATCCCCGAACTCCTTGACCGGCTCGGCTCTCCCCCATGGTGGTTCATCCGCTTCCGCGACCCCGACCAGCACCTGCGCCTGCGCATCGCCCTGCCTGACCCGGCTGGCTTCGCGGACGCCGCCCGTACGGTGAGCGCGTGGGCCGACGAACTGCGCACGGACGGGCTTCTGGCAGACCTGCGCTACCCCACCTCCTACCGGGAGATGGGCCGCTGGGGCTCCGCAAGCGCATGGGACGCCGCCGAAAAGGTATTCCGGGCCGACTCTCGAGCCGTCATCACCCAGCTCTCCCAGCCCAGGCGCCCACAGCAACGCGCTCTGGTGGCCGCCCACACCTTAGCGATCACCTCAGCGTTCCTCGGCAGCCCGCAGGCCGGCGCGCGCTGGCTGATCGACCACATCCCGCACCGAGCGCCGAAGCCGATCCCAAGGCAGCAGTTCACCGAGGCCGTCCGCCTGGCCGACCCCCACGACGGCTGGGCCGCGCTCCGTGCGGTCCCCGGCGGCAAGGCGATCGTCGCGGGCTGGGCCGACCGTGCCGTCGCACTGGCCGCCTACCGCAAGCACCTGCCGGGCCCGGACACCGAAGGCATCGCCTTGGACGACGTCCTCACCTCCTTATTGCACACCCACTTCGTACGGCACGTCGCGGTCAACTTCCCCGAGGAGGAGATCTGCCTCCACCTCGCCCGCGCCGCCGCCCAAGCCTTCAACGCCCGTCCCAGGAGGACCCGGTGA
- a CDS encoding FxLD family lanthipeptide, with the protein MTRNIAQSTTQAQEPLAQEDGFTLNVGLLEVSDAIGLTNLTDDNCGTTCGACTTNVA; encoded by the coding sequence ATGACGCGCAACATCGCGCAGAGCACCACTCAGGCTCAGGAGCCCCTCGCCCAGGAGGACGGGTTCACCCTGAACGTCGGTTTGCTGGAGGTCTCCGATGCCATCGGACTGACCAACCTGACCGACGACAACTGCGGCACCACCTGCGGCGCCTGCACCACCAACGTCGCCTGA
- a CDS encoding XRE family transcriptional regulator, producing the protein MDEDERTPHPLAAVRSARGFNRVEFAQAIHGAARRRGLRTGVDKARVRKWEVNGVRPDVVSQTYIAEVLGISADDVDPAVWPAWLPRIDQGVVPLGLANVVPALREALHTMDRRNLLSAIPGSALVALAGSWTGAQPTALAHGPSGPGAIVGEDVVALLEETSARLNALATEQRQHIAPLYDAHLARVTDLIGEQRYPRVLGVRLHKLAASLAQTVAWIRFDHGQHSAASRYWIAGLHNAYVSSDRDMGAALLSDLAYQASWRDDPTTAAGILTKALSRTTHPAASSLLHLRLARAQAARGERRATMQSLHAAERLLDAGDVDDTPHWCS; encoded by the coding sequence GTGGACGAGGATGAGCGCACACCCCACCCGCTGGCTGCAGTCCGCAGCGCGCGCGGGTTCAACCGTGTCGAGTTCGCCCAAGCGATACACGGCGCTGCCCGCCGTCGCGGTCTGCGCACCGGCGTCGATAAGGCCCGGGTGCGCAAATGGGAGGTCAACGGCGTACGACCTGACGTCGTCTCCCAGACCTACATCGCGGAAGTCCTGGGCATCTCGGCCGATGACGTTGACCCTGCTGTCTGGCCCGCCTGGCTTCCTCGCATCGACCAGGGTGTCGTGCCGCTCGGCCTTGCGAACGTTGTACCTGCTCTGCGAGAGGCCCTGCACACTATGGACCGCCGTAACCTGCTCAGCGCTATCCCCGGATCCGCGCTCGTTGCCCTGGCCGGAAGCTGGACTGGAGCCCAACCGACCGCTCTTGCCCATGGCCCTTCCGGCCCGGGCGCCATAGTGGGCGAGGATGTCGTAGCCCTGCTGGAGGAGACCAGCGCCCGCCTGAACGCACTGGCGACGGAACAACGCCAGCACATTGCGCCTCTCTACGACGCCCACCTCGCGCGCGTCACCGATCTGATCGGGGAGCAGCGCTACCCCCGCGTCCTAGGAGTGCGCCTGCACAAGCTCGCCGCCAGCCTCGCCCAGACAGTCGCCTGGATCCGCTTCGACCATGGTCAGCACAGCGCCGCCAGCCGATACTGGATTGCCGGACTGCACAACGCTTACGTCAGTAGCGACCGTGATATGGGCGCGGCCCTCCTCAGCGACCTCGCTTACCAAGCCTCCTGGCGGGATGACCCCACCACCGCCGCTGGCATCCTCACCAAGGCCCTCAGCCGCACCACGCACCCCGCAGCCAGTTCCTTGCTGCACTTGCGACTGGCACGCGCCCAAGCCGCGCGCGGCGAACGGCGCGCCACGATGCAATCCCTGCATGCCGCAGAACGCCTGCTCGATGCCGGGGACGTAGACGACACCCCGCACTGGTGCTCGTAG
- a CDS encoding acyl-CoA dehydrogenase family protein, whose product MSDAYLEERHHQLRAQVRAFAESHIAPRVADMEDTGAVETQLAEAIALQGWIGVTVDTTYGGMGAGHLAKTLIIEELSRVSGAMGAVAQASQLGVAKIIHFGNARQKQTWLPKIANGTCLPTIAVTEPDAGSHVLGMQTTARREGRHYVLNGRKIYIGNSHIGHLHGVVARTGDGSRGLTGFLVEADRPGLTLPPLVRALGLHGFSFGELHFTDCRIPVSNRLGDEGDGRDIAYSSSVLYGRPNLTAVALGIHQAILEQTTRFTSERVRYGKQLHHLPNITIKIGQMQSRLMTARLAAYHAAHLLDTRAACDTELINAKLINTELALDSARAAMEIHAAAGLLTDTPINRYLRDAHHIPAPAGTSDIQLLRLAEVALGQSKGQWSQRLSTVLSPHRTPALPVPHIPAPGPDSHPAPHTALPGPAQ is encoded by the coding sequence ATGTCCGACGCCTATCTCGAAGAACGCCATCACCAACTGCGCGCGCAGGTCCGTGCCTTCGCCGAGTCCCACATCGCCCCACGGGTCGCGGACATGGAGGACACCGGCGCGGTCGAGACACAGCTGGCGGAAGCCATCGCCCTCCAGGGGTGGATCGGCGTCACCGTCGACACGACGTACGGCGGCATGGGCGCCGGGCACCTCGCCAAGACCCTCATCATCGAGGAACTGTCCCGGGTCAGCGGAGCCATGGGCGCCGTCGCACAGGCATCCCAGCTCGGCGTCGCAAAGATCATCCACTTCGGCAACGCACGGCAGAAGCAGACCTGGCTCCCCAAGATCGCCAACGGCACATGCCTGCCCACCATCGCCGTCACCGAACCCGACGCCGGCAGCCACGTGCTCGGCATGCAGACGACCGCACGCCGCGAGGGACGCCACTACGTCCTCAACGGCCGCAAAATCTACATCGGCAACTCCCACATCGGGCACCTCCACGGAGTCGTCGCACGCACCGGCGACGGCTCGAGAGGCCTCACCGGCTTCCTCGTCGAAGCCGACCGCCCCGGCCTCACCCTGCCCCCACTTGTCCGAGCCCTGGGACTCCACGGGTTCAGCTTCGGCGAACTGCACTTCACCGACTGCCGCATACCCGTCAGCAACCGCCTCGGCGATGAGGGAGACGGCCGCGACATCGCCTACTCCTCCAGCGTCCTGTACGGGCGCCCCAACCTCACCGCCGTCGCCCTCGGCATCCACCAGGCGATCCTGGAACAGACCACCCGCTTCACCAGCGAACGCGTCCGCTACGGCAAACAACTCCACCACCTGCCCAACATCACCATCAAAATCGGGCAGATGCAGTCCCGTCTGATGACAGCACGCCTCGCCGCCTACCACGCCGCCCACCTCCTGGACACCCGCGCAGCCTGCGACACCGAACTGATAAACGCCAAACTCATCAACACAGAACTCGCCCTGGACTCCGCCCGCGCCGCCATGGAAATCCACGCCGCAGCCGGCCTGCTGACCGACACACCCATCAACCGATACCTGCGCGACGCCCACCACATCCCCGCCCCCGCAGGAACATCCGACATCCAACTCCTACGCCTCGCCGAAGTCGCACTCGGCCAAAGCAAAGGCCAATGGTCACAACGACTGTCCACCGTCCTCTCCCCCCATCGGACGCCTGCCCTCCCGGTCCCGCACATCCCCGCCCCCGGACCGGACAGCCACCCAGCACCCCACACAGCCCTGCCCGGACCCGCGCAGTAG
- a CDS encoding GTP-binding protein gives MAYAHASEPEATLLPSAELKIVVAGGFAVGKTTMVATLSEIPPLTTEEVLTAASQGVDDLTGVAEKTTTTVALDFGRITFAEPPHPMILFLFGTPGQERFWFAWPDVSYGAVGAVVLADTRRLDASFAAVSYFEQLRTPFVVAVNEFDHAYRYTPAEVRRALDLDREVPVLTCDVRDRRSAMTVLIRLVEHSMRPRDLFSGACT, from the coding sequence ATGGCCTACGCACACGCCTCTGAACCAGAGGCGACGCTCCTCCCGTCAGCGGAGCTGAAGATTGTCGTGGCCGGCGGCTTCGCTGTCGGCAAGACGACGATGGTCGCCACGCTCAGCGAGATTCCGCCTCTGACGACCGAGGAAGTCCTGACCGCCGCAAGTCAGGGCGTCGACGACCTGACCGGTGTGGCGGAGAAGACGACCACCACGGTGGCCCTGGACTTCGGCCGCATCACGTTCGCCGAACCACCCCACCCCATGATCCTTTTCCTGTTCGGCACGCCCGGGCAGGAGCGATTCTGGTTCGCCTGGCCCGACGTGTCCTATGGCGCGGTCGGCGCTGTCGTCCTCGCCGACACGCGCCGCCTGGACGCCTCCTTCGCCGCCGTGAGCTACTTCGAACAATTGCGGACGCCGTTCGTCGTCGCAGTCAACGAGTTCGACCACGCGTACCGCTATACGCCGGCGGAAGTGCGGCGGGCACTCGATCTCGACAGGGAAGTCCCCGTCCTCACCTGCGACGTCCGCGATCGAAGGTCCGCCATGACCGTACTGATCCGCCTCGTCGAACACAGCATGCGACCCCGCGACCTTTTTTCTGGAGCCTGCACATGA